From a single Oreochromis niloticus isolate F11D_XX linkage group LG4, O_niloticus_UMD_NMBU, whole genome shotgun sequence genomic region:
- the LOC100705575 gene encoding migration and invasion enhancer 1 yields the protein MGVKVRVEYCGGUGYEPRYRELARVVKGEFSDADVTGVVGRTGSFEIEINGQLVFSKLESGGFPYEDDVMNAIQNAYDGKPLQKITKSRAPCVIM from the exons ATGGGGGTCAAAGTCAGAGTGGAATATTG tgGTGGATGAGGTTACGAACCCCGCTATCGTGAGCTCGCCCGTGTTGTCAAGGGTGAGTTTAGCGATGCGGACGTGACAGGTGTCGTGGGAAGAACCG GTAGCTTTGAGATTGAAATCAATGGGCAGCTGGTCTTCTCCAAGCTTGAATCTGGTGGATTCCCTTATGAGGATGAC GTCATGAACGCGATTCAGAATGCTTATGATGGCAAACCTTTGCAGAAGATCACCAAAAGCCGCGCTCCATGCGTCATCATGTAA
- the si:ch211-214j24.15 gene encoding GTPase IMAP family member 8 — translation MATSNLSTLDGWCTSQLKIVLLGGRDSGKNAVGNLILGKEEFGTKERTLCSSRIGEVAGLWLTVVNAPGWWCDSSAQSTPKLVKREIITSVALCSPGPHVFLIIIKATSVFSEKRRRALEEHMALLGDTVWSHCMVVFTCAEKYKDKNPEEYVERWGKALRWLSEKCSQRCHSVVPSDNSERTVLLAKIQKLVTENGNSVFEMQEKILRVNQEEKREMEERTRLRLMKMRKQRENKSKGVTNIRIVLLGAKGSGKTSALNTILARENNPKPIRTVRCQAGQEMVLGRLVTVVDTPGWWMNYFYDESSNFDRGELALSSYFCPPGPHVFLLVIRVDRAFTETYRRAAQEHLDMIGEHIWTHVILLFSFGDWLGDTPIEQYIESEGEALRWIVARCGNRYHVLNSKMKDKEFQVRELIAKIEKIITSCDNGCYYKLERKVLDQLEGTMRREKERARERLMKKKKQRQMARSQLENLEPLTELRVVLIGGPKTGKSSCGNTILSRDCFDTAAQTTSCTERQGNICGKMVVVADTPGCLSVTSDFLKASCAILLVVNLSSLFKDTWRKTLEKELEAGGDQLWSRCMVLFSYGDMLGDTSIEQHIESEGEPLQWLVEKCENRYHVLDNKNWGDGAQVKELIDLMEEMLVDEALLHRGDHMWKSVASAQEQQIGTEPLYKRAPEDFMRSRPEQSNNLPESLPYPSLNLSEDHSQLVVLPAGRTMELAGCIIVDQYRFMSYILSLLSGKQVLRLPKVAQHVPSPAPHNHPRVNSESLMDPIPRRLETTHLVSSQTQNEACIEQDLISVQSLCHPALIEQTLRRVSESGGLQTFIDQWGNSSLEELEAFIDLHFEIVWEEAMRSCQLPEPSHAVPKQDNAFGEAGEEVFASIHRKLSKLELLEEIKRDLAEQRKCVEQIWRIIQQLAYEITQGRNNTRQ, via the exons ATGGCAACTAGCAACCTGTCAACAT tgGATGGTTGGTGTACGTCACAGTTAAAGATTGTCCTTCTTGGTGGCAGAGACTCTGGAAAGAATGCTGTAGGAAACTTAATCCTGGGTAAAGAAGAGTTTGGAACCAAAGAGAGGACTTTATGCTCCAGCAGGATTGGGGAAGTGGCCGGACTGTGGCTCACAGTTGTGAATGCTCCTGGCTGGTGGTGTGACTCCAGTGCTCAGAGCACACCTAAGCTGGTGAAGAGGGAGATCATAACCAGTGTTGCTCTCTGCTCACCAGGCCCACATGTATTCCTTATAATAATTAAGGCAACCTCTGTCTTCTCAGAGAAGCGTCGGAGGGCTTTGGAGGAGCACATGGCCCTGCTGGGTGACACGGTGTGGAGTCACTGCATGGTTGTTTTCACCTGTGCTGAGAAGTACAAAGACAAAAATCCTGAAGAGTATGTAGAAAGATGGGGAAAGGCCCTCCGCTGGCTCAGTGAAAAGTGCAGCCAGAGGTGTCACAGTGTTGTCCCGAGTGATAACTCTGAACGCACAGTGCTGCTGGCAAAGATACAGAAACTTGTCACAGAAAATGGAAACAGTGTGTTTGAAATGCAGGAAAAAATTTTACGAGTGAATcaagaggagaagagagagatggaggagagAACTCGGCTGAGGTTgatgaaaatgagaaaacagagagaaa ACAAGTCAAAGGGAGTTACTAACATCAGGATTGTGCTGCTTGGAGCTAAGGGTTCTGGGAAGACTTCAGCACTCAACACAATCCTGGCAAGAGAGAACAACCCTAAACCCATTAGGACAGTTCGTTGCCAGGCTGGACAAGAAATGGTGCTTGGGAGACTGGTAACTGTGGTGGACACACCAGGGTGGTGGATGAACTACTTCTATGATGAGAGCTCCAACTTTGATCGGGGGGAATTGGCGCTGAGTTCGTATTTTTGTCCTCCAGGACCTCACGTATTTCTGCTGGTGATCCGTGTGGACAGAGCCTTCACAGAGACCTACAGAAGAGCAGCGCAGGAGCATCTAGATATGATCGGTGAACACATCTGGACTCACGTTATCCTGCTGTTTAGTTTTGGGGACTGGCTCGGAGACACGCCTATTGAGCAGTACATTGAGAGTGAGGGAGAAGCTCTGCGGTGGATTGTTGCAAGATGTGGCAACAGGTATCATGTTCTGAACAGTAAAATGAAAGATAAGGAATTTCAAGTCAGGGAGTTGATTGCAAAGATTGAGAAAATCATCACTAGCTGTGACAATGGCTGCTATTATAAACTAGAGAGGAAAGTGTTGGACCAGCTGGAGGGGACGATgcgaagagagaaagagagagccagagaaagactaatgaagaagaagaaacaaaggCAGATGGCAAGATCTCAGCTTG AGAACCTCGAACCTTTGACAGAGCTGAGAGTCGTGCTCATTGGTGGCCCCAAAACAGGCAAAAGCTCCTGTGGAAACACCATCCTCAGCAGAGACTGCTTTGACACGGCTGCTCAAACTACTTCCTGCACTGAAAGGCAGGGAAATATCTGTGGCAAGATGGTGGTGGTAGCAGACACACCAGGCTGCCTCTCTGTGACATCGGACTTCTTGAAGGCATCCTGTGCTATACTTTTGGTTGTTAATCTTAGCTCGTTGTTCAAAGATACCTGGAGGAAAACCTTGGAAAAAGAGCTGGAGGCAGGAGGAGATCAGTTATGGAGCAGATGTATGGTCCTGTTCAGCTATGGTGACATGCTGGGTGACACAAGTATCGAGCAGCACATTGAAAGTGAAGGAGAGCCACTGCAATGGCTTGTTGAGAAGTGTGAGAACAGATATCATGTTTTAGACAATAAGAACTGGGGAGATGGAGCTCAGGTTAAAGAGCTAATTGATCTGATGGAGGAGATGCTTGTTGATGAGGCTCTTCTTCACAGAGGTGATCACATGTGGAAAAGTGTTGCTTCAGCTCAAGAGCAGCAGATAGGCACAGAGCCACTGTATAAGAGGGCTCCAGAGGATTTCATGCGTAGCAGACCTGAGCAGTCCAATAACT TGCCTGAATCCCTCCCCTATCCATCACTGAACCTCTCAGAAGATCATTCTCAGTTAGTAGTATTACCAGCAGGAAGAACCATGGAGTTGGCTGGATGTATCATTGTGGACCAATATCGCTTCATGTCCTATATATTGTCTCTGCTTTCTGGCAAACAAGTACTGAGGTTGCCAAAAGTGGCTCAGCATGTCCCATCTCCTGCTCCTCACAACCACCCGAGAGTGAACAGTGAAAGTCTCATGGATCCCATCCCACGCAGACTTGAAACAACACATCTAGTTTCATCTCAGACACAGAACGAGGCATGCATAGAACAAGATTTGATCAGTGTGCAATCACTCTGCCATCCTGCACTGATAGAGCAGACTCTTAGAAGGGTCTCTGAGTCTGGAGGCCTGCAGACCTTCATTGATCAGTGGGGCAACAGCAGCCTGGAGGAGCTGGAAGCCTTCATTGACTTGCACTTTGAGATTGTGTGGGAAGAAGCCATGAGATCATGTCAGCTTCCTGAACCGAGCCACGCCGTGCCCAAGCAGGATAATGCTTTTGGGGAAGCTGGAGAGGAAGTGTTTGCATCCATTCACAGGAAACTTTCAAAGCTGGAGCTGCTTGAGGAGATAAAAAGGGATCTGGCAGAACAGAGAAAGTGTGTGGAGCAAATCTGGAGGATCATACAGCAACTTGCATATGAAATCACACAGGGCCGTAATAATACACGCCAATAA